In one Neobacillus sp. CF12 genomic region, the following are encoded:
- a CDS encoding endonuclease MutS2 — protein MNSHTFKVLEVQKIKDRIAEFALTSEGKEKINNLSPSTNLKQIEAWLDEVSEGVEILKMSSSVPVHGLGGMEQILSKLNKGTALRPDQLTKLYDFLDCCGKMRRFMKDKEYLAPRVTSYVEVIEELPDLAGEINRCIRNGRVDDYATKEILKIRKQIAIQEERLKEKTLQLIRSNKYKTYLQENVVSQRDGRYVIPIKKEYRNKIKGAVLDTSASGSTLFIEPEEIAVFQEQLTWLHADEEVEIQKVLSYLTGLVEEKEPQIRLAIETMVHYDFLFAKAKYSRSINGVKVGVNDEQEIKLIQAKHPLIGDLAVPLSVRMKEGQNALVITGPNTGGKTVSIKTVGLLTLMVQCGLHIPASEESNLSVFQRILVDIGDGQSITENLSTFSSRIVNIIEILKDTNDQSLILLDELGSGTDPGEGMGLATAILEQLFEKGAMILATTHYSEIKEFAEEHPGFMNGSMEFDLETLSPTYRLNIGRGGESQAFAIALKLGIHPKIIERAHQVTYKEVKTYAHKETDSWKQKELEKQVIVNKYKYRKKVVNPEAKIVIYSQGDNVKISPTDEFGIVYSGPDPQGNYIVQVKGEKVAINHKRIKLYIAASELYPDDYDFDIIFQTKDNRKKSKILSKRHDDEITIDHTDI, from the coding sequence TTGAATTCACATACATTTAAAGTTTTGGAAGTACAAAAAATAAAAGATAGAATAGCGGAATTTGCACTAACAAGTGAAGGAAAAGAAAAAATCAATAACCTTTCCCCATCGACGAATTTGAAACAAATTGAAGCATGGCTTGATGAGGTTTCTGAAGGCGTTGAAATATTAAAGATGAGTTCAAGTGTACCAGTTCATGGTCTCGGAGGAATGGAACAAATTTTATCGAAATTAAACAAAGGGACAGCATTACGTCCAGATCAATTAACCAAGCTATATGATTTCTTAGATTGTTGTGGGAAAATGCGCAGGTTTATGAAGGATAAAGAGTATTTAGCACCGAGAGTAACCTCATATGTTGAAGTAATTGAGGAATTACCGGACCTAGCAGGTGAAATTAATCGATGTATTCGAAATGGCAGAGTAGACGATTATGCCACAAAAGAGATACTGAAAATCAGAAAACAAATCGCCATTCAAGAGGAGCGGCTAAAAGAAAAAACCTTGCAGTTGATTCGTTCTAACAAATATAAAACGTATTTGCAAGAGAATGTTGTTAGTCAAAGAGATGGGAGGTACGTAATACCTATTAAGAAGGAATATCGAAATAAAATAAAGGGAGCTGTTCTAGATACCTCAGCATCTGGTTCAACGTTATTTATTGAACCTGAAGAAATTGCTGTCTTTCAGGAGCAATTGACGTGGCTGCATGCAGATGAAGAGGTTGAGATCCAAAAAGTTTTGAGCTACTTAACTGGATTAGTAGAGGAGAAGGAACCGCAAATCCGGTTAGCTATCGAAACAATGGTCCACTATGACTTTTTGTTTGCTAAAGCAAAATATAGCAGGTCTATTAATGGTGTGAAGGTTGGGGTAAATGATGAGCAGGAGATAAAGTTAATTCAGGCAAAGCACCCACTAATTGGTGATCTGGCAGTTCCGTTATCTGTAAGGATGAAGGAAGGGCAGAATGCACTTGTCATAACGGGGCCGAATACAGGTGGAAAAACGGTAAGTATAAAAACAGTTGGATTGTTGACTCTTATGGTTCAGTGCGGCCTCCATATTCCTGCATCTGAAGAAAGTAATCTCAGTGTTTTTCAGCGGATTCTAGTGGATATTGGTGATGGTCAAAGTATTACTGAAAATTTAAGTACTTTTAGTTCAAGGATTGTGAATATCATTGAAATTCTTAAGGATACAAATGACCAGTCATTGATTCTCCTAGATGAGCTTGGTTCCGGAACCGATCCAGGTGAAGGGATGGGTCTAGCGACTGCCATCTTAGAGCAGCTTTTTGAAAAAGGGGCGATGATTTTAGCGACCACTCACTATAGTGAAATAAAAGAGTTTGCTGAGGAGCATCCAGGATTTATGAATGGATCGATGGAGTTTGATCTTGAGACACTTAGCCCGACCTATCGGCTGAATATAGGAAGAGGGGGAGAAAGTCAGGCTTTTGCCATTGCCTTAAAACTAGGAATTCACCCAAAAATCATAGAGAGAGCACATCAAGTAACCTATAAAGAAGTAAAAACTTATGCTCATAAGGAAACAGATAGTTGGAAACAGAAGGAATTAGAAAAACAAGTGATTGTTAATAAATATAAATATCGGAAAAAAGTGGTTAATCCTGAGGCAAAAATCGTTATTTATAGTCAAGGAGATAATGTGAAAATTTCACCGACAGATGAATTTGGGATTGTGTATAGCGGACCCGATCCGCAAGGAAATTATATTGTTCAAGTAAAAGGTGAAAAAGTAGCAATTAACCACAAGCGAATAAAACTTTATATCGCAGCAAGTGAACTTTATCCCGACGATTATGATTTTGATATCATTTTTCAAACGAAGGATAATAGGAAAAAAAGTAAAATCCTTTCTAAAAGGCATGATGATGAAATAACCATTGATCATACAGATATATAA
- a CDS encoding cold-inducible protein YdjO-related protein, whose amino-acid sequence MFYGKRAKDEEIEVIMLETEIYSCMDNACIGWMRKDFVTDDLLCPMCGNEMAAEIRELPKI is encoded by the coding sequence ATTTTTTATGGTAAAAGGGCTAAAGATGAAGAAATTGAAGTAATTATGCTTGAAACCGAAATCTATTCTTGTATGGATAATGCTTGTATAGGCTGGATGAGAAAGGATTTTGTCACGGACGACTTGCTTTGCCCAATGTGTGGAAACGAAATGGCTGCAGAAATAAGAGAGCTTCCGAAAATATAA
- a CDS encoding transcriptional regulator SplA domain-containing protein → MDMINIASAKPGDEVFVIYRNPHVPTVANIRAAEIVAHPKDPNALALFLNETFHVIEDDDALFPTSESAQQAFEGHFFDFGEE, encoded by the coding sequence ATGGATATGATTAATATTGCAAGTGCTAAGCCTGGAGACGAGGTATTTGTGATCTATCGTAATCCACATGTACCTACTGTTGCGAATATACGAGCTGCAGAAATTGTTGCGCATCCAAAAGATCCTAATGCACTTGCCTTATTTCTAAACGAAACCTTTCATGTCATTGAAGACGATGACGCTCTTTTCCCTACTTCTGAATCTGCACAACAAGCATTCGAGGGTCACTTCTTTGATTTTGGAGAAGAATAA
- the yhfH gene encoding protein YhfH, protein MLMNPVEFFRTLPKKACPECGQHMEEQAESYLMECDRCLATKDE, encoded by the coding sequence ATGTTAATGAATCCAGTTGAATTTTTCCGCACTTTGCCAAAAAAGGCATGTCCTGAATGTGGGCAGCATATGGAAGAACAAGCAGAAAGCTACTTAATGGAATGCGATCGCTGTTTAGCTACTAAAGACGAATAG
- the yhfH gene encoding protein YhfH, giving the protein MLMNPVEFFRTLPKKECPECGQHMEEQAESYLMECDRCLAKREE; this is encoded by the coding sequence ATGTTAATGAATCCAGTTGAATTTTTCCGCACTTTGCCAAAAAAGGAATGTCCTGAATGCGGGCAGCATATGGAAGAACAAGCAGAAAGCTACTTAATGGAATGTGACCGTTGTTTAGCTAAGAGAGAAGAATAA
- a CDS encoding PAS domain S-box protein, with protein sequence MDTVSGEFHPFLIVIAIGLTIMASYTGLDMFTLIKNSKHNKRLLYLGGSLSMGIGIWVMNFVGLIAVDLNRFSSYQIPLTILSIFIGIAFSGMAFIPLFRKEIRSIHLFFGSLFLTTAVFSIHIISIYAMNLTIKYNVPLSIFSGLLIFGSFLFSLWILFSSKAYSKGSQTWLKPISALIISGAIAQGHFLLKRATTIISTNNTVNGLIYQETFLIYLVLFVTVLIISGLIASSTLISKQLAESDTSLKDIKAALDASTIVAITDPEGTIVYVNDKFEEISKYKKEEIIGKNHGLLNSGYHSKEFFQNLWSTIQTGRTWRGEIRNKAKDGSFYWVDTTIVPFLDKKGKPIQYIAIRSDITNRKNAEKALLESVKETQDITFALDQSSIIAITDEKGKITSVNDKFCEISKYNREELLGQDHRILNSSYHSKEFFKDLWRTIGHGIVWKGEICNRAKDGTHYWVDTTIVPFLNEKGKPYQYVAIRTDISDRKRAEEHLKESIKDNTDIRFALDQSTIVAFTDARGIITSVNDKFCEISKYSREELIGKGHSILNSGHHSKLFFKELWKTIGEGMVWKGEIRNKAKDGTYYWVDTTIVPFLNDNGKPYQYVAIRNDITERKKTEEVLHRQDKLAAVGQLAAGVAHEIRNPLTSMKGYAEFLTLDEKDPERLEFINIILDEIERVNTIVEDFMVLAKPKMVELEEKNVVPVIKNVVSLLEFDARKKHVKLSFDCPHEIIQIECDENRLKQVFLNFIKNGIEAMPNGGELHVRTMIQDNNVQISIQDTGVGIPKEKLIQLGEPFYTTKKNGNGLGLMVSFKIIENHNGKVFVESEPNKGTTFNIFLPAKPA encoded by the coding sequence ATGGACACAGTATCAGGCGAATTTCATCCATTCTTAATTGTAATTGCCATTGGGTTAACCATCATGGCTTCATATACAGGTTTAGATATGTTTACATTAATAAAAAATTCGAAGCATAACAAAAGACTTTTATATCTTGGCGGCTCCTTATCTATGGGGATTGGGATTTGGGTAATGAATTTTGTCGGTTTGATTGCAGTTGATCTTAATCGCTTTTCTAGTTACCAAATTCCCCTGACAATTTTATCGATCTTTATAGGGATAGCTTTTTCGGGAATGGCTTTTATTCCTTTATTTAGGAAAGAAATACGATCTATTCATTTGTTTTTTGGAAGTTTATTCTTAACAACTGCTGTTTTTTCTATTCATATAATAAGTATTTACGCAATGAATCTGACGATTAAATACAATGTTCCACTTTCTATCTTTTCGGGACTATTAATATTTGGATCTTTTTTATTTTCTTTATGGATTCTCTTTTCTTCAAAAGCCTACTCAAAAGGAAGTCAAACTTGGTTAAAGCCTATTAGCGCCTTGATCATATCAGGTGCTATTGCCCAAGGGCATTTTCTGTTAAAAAGAGCGACAACGATTATTTCAACCAATAATACTGTAAATGGCCTAATTTACCAGGAAACTTTTTTAATCTATTTAGTATTATTTGTAACTGTATTAATTATTAGTGGGTTAATCGCTTCAAGTACATTAATCAGTAAGCAACTAGCTGAATCGGATACGAGCTTAAAGGATATCAAAGCAGCTTTAGACGCCTCAACCATTGTAGCCATTACCGACCCCGAAGGTACAATTGTTTATGTAAACGATAAGTTTGAAGAAATCTCAAAGTATAAAAAGGAAGAAATTATTGGTAAGAACCATGGTTTGTTAAATTCAGGATACCACTCCAAAGAGTTTTTTCAGAATTTGTGGTCAACCATTCAAACCGGAAGGACCTGGCGGGGTGAAATTAGAAATAAGGCGAAGGATGGCTCTTTTTATTGGGTAGACACAACGATTGTTCCTTTCTTAGATAAAAAAGGGAAGCCTATCCAATATATTGCCATTCGTTCTGATATAACCAATCGAAAGAATGCCGAGAAGGCGCTTTTAGAATCGGTTAAAGAAACACAAGATATTACATTTGCTCTCGACCAATCCTCCATCATTGCGATTACTGATGAAAAGGGGAAGATTACGAGTGTAAATGATAAGTTCTGTGAGATATCAAAATACAATCGCGAAGAATTACTGGGCCAGGATCATAGAATATTAAATTCTAGTTACCATTCAAAAGAATTCTTCAAGGATTTGTGGCGAACGATTGGTCATGGAATCGTATGGAAGGGAGAAATTTGTAACAGAGCAAAAGATGGTACACATTATTGGGTAGATACGACGATTGTTCCGTTTTTAAATGAAAAAGGAAAGCCATATCAATATGTTGCCATTCGAACAGATATTTCGGATCGAAAAAGAGCAGAAGAACATTTAAAAGAATCGATAAAAGATAATACAGATATACGCTTTGCGCTTGACCAATCCACAATCGTAGCCTTTACAGACGCCAGAGGAATCATTACGAGTGTAAATGATAAATTCTGTGAAATCTCAAAATACAGTCGTGAAGAGTTAATAGGAAAAGGCCATTCAATATTAAACTCAGGTCATCATTCAAAATTGTTCTTCAAAGAATTATGGAAAACGATCGGAGAAGGAATGGTTTGGAAGGGTGAAATCAGAAATAAAGCGAAGGATGGAACTTACTATTGGGTGGATACGACGATTGTTCCTTTCTTAAATGATAATGGGAAGCCATATCAATATGTAGCGATTCGCAATGATATTACAGAGCGTAAGAAAACGGAAGAAGTACTCCACCGCCAAGATAAATTGGCAGCTGTTGGTCAATTGGCAGCGGGAGTTGCACATGAAATCCGAAATCCGCTTACCTCAATGAAAGGATATGCTGAATTCCTAACATTAGATGAGAAGGATCCTGAACGCTTAGAATTCATCAATATCATTCTCGATGAAATTGAAAGAGTAAATACAATTGTGGAGGACTTCATGGTTTTGGCTAAACCGAAGATGGTGGAACTTGAAGAAAAGAACGTGGTTCCAGTCATTAAAAATGTGGTATCCCTGCTTGAATTTGATGCAAGAAAGAAGCATGTGAAACTTTCGTTTGATTGTCCTCATGAAATTATTCAGATTGAGTGCGATGAAAACCGGTTAAAACAGGTGTTTTTAAACTTTATTAAAAACGGAATTGAAGCAATGCCAAATGGCGGCGAATTACATGTTAGAACGATGATTCAGGATAACAATGTTCAAATTTCGATTCAGGACACAGGTGTGGGGATTCCAAAGGAAAAATTGATACAACTGGGCGAACCATTCTACACGACAAAGAAAAATGGGAACGGGTTAGGATTAATGGTCAGCTTTAAGATTATTGAAAATCATAATGGTAAAGTGTTTGTTGAAAGTGAGCCAAATAAAGGAACCACTTTTAATATCTTTTTACCCGCAAAACCAGCATGA
- the fdhF gene encoding formate dehydrogenase subunit alpha, with protein MNPLIRKAGQLVETTWDEAYQFIANKLSAIRDTWGPNAISMFACARTTNESNYITQKFMRTVIGSNNIDGCNRTUHAPSVAGLATVFGSGFPTNTLEDFDRAEVLLLMGSNTTEAHPIIANRIKKAIKNGLKVIVIDPRKIDMVKFAHRHLQINVGTDIALINAFLRVIIEENLYNEEFIQQFTIDFEALKKHVDPYTPEYSAAITGLNAEDIVTTAREYASSSGSMIAYTLGITEHHCGVNNVFDIANLALLTGNIGKQGTGIMPLRGQNNVQGAGDMGCLPNQLAGAMSLANDEYRARYEQEWNVTLNPHAGDTQTRTFDRLEDGELKALFIIGENPLLADVHMNHTRELMKKLDLLIVQDIFLTETAKMADVVLPACSWGEVDGTYTNTDRRIQRVRKAVEPGPNVKEDWVILCELSTIMGYPMNYSSSEEIWNEVRKLAWEMYGGITYERLEKEYSIHYPCPTEDHPGTFIMHERFHNQGSDTKKSPFVPVDFTPPLELPDQEYPFTLTTGRRYESYNTHSQTRYYAAGVKVKQTEETVDIHPDDALALGITDGEVVQVRSRRGELKVKAKITDQVVPGLVFMSFHWSETPTNVLTLNEYDPISGTAEYKACAVAISRL; from the coding sequence ATCAATCCACTTATCCGAAAAGCGGGGCAATTGGTAGAAACAACCTGGGATGAGGCATATCAGTTTATCGCAAATAAATTGTCCGCCATTCGAGATACATGGGGTCCAAATGCAATCTCGATGTTTGCCTGTGCTAGAACAACGAATGAATCAAATTATATTACGCAAAAATTTATGAGAACAGTGATAGGAAGTAATAATATCGACGGATGTAACCGTACGTGACACGCACCAAGCGTTGCCGGTCTGGCGACTGTATTTGGAAGCGGTTTCCCAACGAATACGCTAGAGGATTTTGATAGGGCAGAAGTGTTGCTGCTAATGGGGTCAAATACCACAGAAGCACATCCAATCATTGCAAACCGAATAAAGAAAGCGATTAAGAATGGCCTTAAGGTGATCGTCATTGATCCAAGAAAGATTGACATGGTTAAATTTGCTCATCGTCATCTGCAAATAAATGTTGGAACAGATATAGCGTTAATTAATGCTTTTCTACGAGTTATTATTGAAGAAAACCTATATAATGAAGAATTTATTCAGCAATTTACCATAGATTTTGAGGCATTAAAAAAACATGTAGATCCTTATACACCCGAATATTCTGCTGCCATTACGGGCTTAAATGCAGAGGACATTGTAACGACAGCAAGGGAATATGCGAGTTCAAGTGGTTCAATGATTGCTTATACCCTTGGGATTACGGAACACCATTGTGGTGTTAATAATGTCTTTGATATTGCGAATCTTGCTTTATTAACAGGTAATATCGGTAAGCAAGGTACAGGAATTATGCCGTTACGCGGGCAAAATAATGTCCAAGGTGCGGGAGATATGGGATGCCTGCCAAATCAATTAGCAGGAGCGATGAGTTTAGCAAATGATGAATATCGTGCGCGTTATGAGCAGGAATGGAATGTTACGCTAAATCCTCATGCAGGAGACACACAAACAAGAACCTTTGATAGACTCGAAGACGGTGAGTTAAAGGCACTCTTTATAATAGGAGAAAATCCATTGCTCGCTGATGTTCATATGAACCATACAAGAGAGTTAATGAAAAAGCTTGATTTATTAATCGTCCAGGATATATTTCTGACAGAGACAGCAAAAATGGCAGATGTTGTTCTACCAGCTTGTTCTTGGGGCGAAGTTGATGGCACCTATACTAATACAGATCGAAGAATTCAACGAGTTCGTAAAGCGGTGGAGCCTGGACCAAATGTTAAAGAAGATTGGGTCATTTTATGTGAGCTTTCAACGATTATGGGTTACCCAATGAACTATTCAAGCAGTGAAGAAATCTGGAATGAAGTGAGGAAACTTGCTTGGGAGATGTATGGCGGGATTACTTACGAAAGACTTGAGAAAGAATACAGTATTCATTATCCATGTCCCACTGAGGATCATCCTGGCACATTTATCATGCATGAAAGATTTCACAATCAAGGGTCTGATACGAAAAAGTCACCATTTGTACCGGTAGATTTTACTCCACCATTGGAACTGCCAGATCAGGAGTATCCATTTACATTAACAACAGGCAGACGTTATGAGTCCTATAACACCCATTCACAAACCCGCTACTATGCAGCAGGTGTCAAAGTGAAACAGACGGAAGAAACAGTTGATATTCATCCAGATGATGCACTAGCACTTGGGATTACTGACGGTGAAGTGGTTCAAGTACGGTCTCGTAGAGGTGAGTTAAAGGTAAAGGCGAAAATAACTGACCAAGTCGTTCCAGGTCTTGTGTTTATGAGTTTCCACTGGAGTGAAACACCAACCAATGTATTAACATTAAATGAATATGACCCGATTTCAGGAACAGCAGAGTACAAAGCATGTGCCGTAGCCATCTCGCGGTTATAA
- a CDS encoding MFS transporter has translation MARINYWNPEDEKFWKSEGKKHAQRNLWISVPSLMLAFIVWQIWSVVAIRLNDIGFTFTDEQLFTLAAIPGLVGATLRFVYTFAVGSIGGKNWTVISTGVLAIPAIGIGFAVQNPDTPFSIMLLLAALCGLGGGNFSSSSANISFFFPKKEKGTALGINGGLGNMGVSVVQFVTPLIVTTGAFAFAGKGQVLENGQQIWLQNAAFIWVIPIVIMTLLAYFKMDNVPGAKQSVADQFVIVKRKHTWIMTVLYIATFGSFIGYSAAFPLLLKSQFPEYISLAFLGALVAAAARPVGGWLADKFGGARVTAIVFVVMSIGALGVIYFLNLNQFAGFLGAFLVLFLASGIGSGSTFQMIPQIFIPKEAAPVIGFSAAFAAYGSFLIPKLFGWSIDTTGSYVTAFYFFIGFYVIAFALNYFYYQRKTTEVKQLVKQAG, from the coding sequence ATGGCACGAATTAATTATTGGAATCCGGAAGATGAAAAGTTTTGGAAGTCAGAAGGTAAAAAACACGCACAACGAAATTTATGGATTTCCGTTCCTTCTTTAATGCTTGCATTTATTGTATGGCAGATTTGGTCTGTAGTAGCTATTAGATTAAATGATATTGGCTTCACTTTTACAGATGAACAGTTATTTACATTAGCAGCGATCCCAGGACTTGTCGGCGCGACCCTTCGATTTGTTTATACCTTTGCAGTCGGTTCAATTGGCGGTAAAAACTGGACAGTCATTTCAACAGGCGTTTTAGCCATTCCAGCTATTGGTATTGGATTCGCGGTACAAAATCCTGATACACCATTTTCGATTATGTTATTGTTAGCAGCACTTTGTGGTCTTGGTGGAGGAAACTTCTCTTCCTCTTCAGCAAATATTAGCTTTTTCTTTCCAAAAAAAGAAAAAGGTACCGCTTTAGGTATTAATGGCGGGTTAGGAAACATGGGCGTTTCAGTAGTACAATTTGTTACACCATTAATCGTTACAACTGGTGCTTTCGCATTTGCAGGTAAAGGTCAAGTATTAGAAAATGGTCAACAAATTTGGTTACAAAATGCAGCATTCATCTGGGTAATTCCTATCGTGATCATGACATTGCTTGCATACTTTAAAATGGATAATGTTCCTGGCGCTAAACAGTCAGTTGCAGACCAATTTGTTATTGTTAAACGTAAACATACTTGGATTATGACAGTACTTTATATTGCAACATTCGGTTCCTTTATTGGCTACTCAGCAGCATTCCCCCTTTTATTAAAATCACAGTTCCCTGAATACATCTCACTTGCCTTCCTTGGTGCGCTAGTGGCAGCTGCTGCAAGACCTGTTGGCGGGTGGTTAGCAGATAAATTTGGTGGTGCGAGAGTAACTGCAATCGTATTTGTTGTTATGTCCATTGGTGCTTTAGGAGTTATCTACTTTTTAAATCTTAATCAGTTTGCTGGTTTCTTGGGTGCATTCCTAGTTCTATTCCTTGCCTCTGGTATTGGTTCTGGTTCAACGTTCCAAATGATTCCGCAAATTTTTATTCCTAAGGAAGCAGCGCCTGTAATTGGTTTCTCAGCAGCTTTTGCAGCTTATGGTTCATTCTTAATTCCTAAGCTTTTTGGCTGGTCCATAGATACCACAGGTTCCTACGTAACTGCATTCTATTTCTTTATTGGCTTCTATGTCATTGCGTTTGCACTTAACTATTTCTACTACCAAAGAAAAACAACAGAAGTTAAACAATTGGTTAAACAAGCCGGATAA
- a CDS encoding MFS transporter has protein sequence MSQGAKQLYLQTTSLVAGFMVWVLISSLMPYIQADIKLSSTQISLATAVPVILGSLLRVPIGYWTNRFGARTIFTISFIILLLPIGILSIANSLFMLILGGLMLGIGGAVFSIGVTSLPKYFPKEKHGFINGIYGAGNIGTALTSFASPVLANAFGWRTTIQIFLVVVLIFAVLNFLFGDKNEKKANNSLTDQIKEVYKNEKLWFLSLFYFITFGSFVAFTIYLPSFLVNHFDLEKVDAGLRTAGFIALATVFRPIGGWLGDKLNPFFILMGVFTGLTFAGFLLAFTPSLPIYSFGCLFVAICAGLGNGTIFKLVPLYFSKQAGIVNGIVSAMGGLGGFFPPIILTILFNWTGHYAIGFMSLSEFSLASSILVVWLYFREKQDISAKIVNHATDGITVTDKNGIIQSVNPAFTKITGYTKDEVIGKTPSVLQSGEHDNTFYKQMWDNLINAGYWEGFIWNKRKNQEIYREWLTITAIKDDSGETKNYVAMFHEVDD, from the coding sequence ATGTCTCAAGGTGCAAAACAATTATATCTTCAAACTACAAGCCTTGTTGCTGGGTTTATGGTCTGGGTGCTTATTTCATCACTCATGCCTTACATTCAAGCAGATATTAAGCTATCATCAACTCAAATATCCTTGGCCACCGCCGTACCTGTAATCCTTGGATCTTTACTAAGAGTTCCAATTGGCTATTGGACAAATCGATTCGGTGCTAGAACCATATTTACAATTAGCTTTATTATTTTATTGCTGCCAATTGGAATTTTAAGTATTGCTAACTCTTTATTCATGTTAATTTTGGGTGGATTAATGCTTGGTATTGGCGGAGCTGTTTTTTCTATCGGCGTAACCTCACTTCCTAAATATTTCCCAAAAGAAAAACATGGCTTTATTAATGGAATTTATGGAGCTGGGAATATTGGAACAGCACTAACATCGTTTGCATCACCGGTACTTGCCAATGCATTTGGCTGGAGAACGACCATACAAATATTCCTTGTGGTTGTTTTGATCTTTGCCGTTTTGAATTTCCTCTTCGGTGATAAGAATGAGAAAAAAGCTAACAATTCCTTAACTGATCAAATTAAAGAAGTTTATAAAAATGAAAAGCTATGGTTTTTAAGTTTGTTTTATTTCATTACTTTTGGGTCATTTGTTGCCTTCACGATCTATTTGCCTTCTTTCTTAGTGAATCATTTTGATTTAGAGAAAGTGGATGCTGGTTTACGTACAGCTGGATTTATTGCTTTAGCTACTGTATTTCGCCCAATAGGCGGATGGCTTGGGGATAAATTAAATCCATTTTTTATTTTAATGGGTGTTTTCACAGGACTGACTTTCGCCGGTTTTCTATTGGCCTTTACTCCCTCCCTGCCTATTTATTCATTTGGATGTTTATTCGTGGCTATTTGTGCAGGACTTGGAAATGGTACAATTTTTAAATTAGTACCTTTATATTTTTCAAAACAGGCCGGAATTGTGAATGGGATTGTCTCTGCAATGGGCGGGCTCGGAGGCTTTTTCCCGCCAATTATTTTGACTATCCTCTTCAATTGGACTGGACACTATGCAATTGGCTTCATGTCACTATCTGAGTTTTCACTAGCCAGTTCAATATTAGTTGTCTGGCTCTACTTTCGTGAAAAGCAGGATATTTCCGCCAAAATTGTCAATCATGCTACAGATGGTATAACTGTTACGGATAAGAATGGGATTATTCAAAGTGTCAATCCCGCTTTTACAAAGATTACGGGTTACACAAAGGATGAAGTGATCGGAAAAACACCAAGTGTACTACAATCGGGAGAACACGATAATACCTTTTATAAACAAATGTGGGATAATTTGATAAATGCTGGCTACTGGGAAGGATTCATATGGAACAAACGAAAAAACCAAGAAATTTATCGGGAATGGTTAACCATTACTGCCATTAAAGATGATAGTGGTGAAACAAAAAATTATGTTGCTATGTTCCATGAAGTTGATGATTAA